A window of the Brachyhypopomus gauderio isolate BG-103 chromosome 14, BGAUD_0.2, whole genome shotgun sequence genome harbors these coding sequences:
- the LOC143475052 gene encoding polyamine-transporting ATPase 13A3-like isoform X1 produces MKEETKLINKGLEDEMEVWGYVPCRWRTLLVCVGGVCSGGLFLLLLYWIPQWRIRATHTPCSIHHAHTLLLRTTDEFRRWFRVRVKVMFTQAHSPFDPVQLHTNTHYAHTLSSDMRACTPSAPAVLSTTNTPCLSTPTEACPPQPVQVRFFTHHSRTYFWSNTLQNFEVLRGLEDLSETCTSLLSTHSSGLSKTLQDYRRMFFGMNEIAVEVPSLLRLLVKEVLNPFYVFQLFSVVLWIVELYLYYAAAILIMSIVSISMSLYTIKKQYVMLHDMVAAHSIVRVSVCRGDKEVQEALSTELVPGDVIIIPARGMIMPCDAALLNGTCIVNENMLTGESVPVTKTSLPSAGLEGLSVYTTGGHKRHTLFCGTQVIQTRFYSGEPVKALVVRTGFSTEKGQLVCSILYPKPSDFKLYRDAYLFLLCMVVVAAVGFVYTIVLNVMNKVSTKTIITESLDIITISVPPALPAAMTVGVVYAQRRLRRAGIFCVSPQRINICGQINLVCFDKTGTLTEDGLDLWAIQRVEEGRFCVLDQQVSADSLTRSAFVACMATCHSLTRIEGELSGDPLDLKVFCSTGWILEEGTEEETVLHNPIMPTVVRPPVHPRADRTSTMASEQSVELYQLLDSYEIGIIRQFPFSSALQRMSVVTRRLGEKFMVAYLKGAPEVVASLCKPDTVPESFAHVLEGFTSRGFRVIGLAQRRLDTRLTWHKVQSLNRDQVETTMDFLGLVILQNKLKTETTAVVEELHRANIRTVMVTGDNMLTAISVARDCGLIGCGERVIIAEAVPPTDAQPALIRWHYSHEHTAVGRPEPAARPCQVVDMEVHEAHREQKKFHFALSGRSLDTITEFFPELLHRLALNGTVFARMAPDQKTQLVEVFQNMDYFVCMCGDGANDCGALKRAHAGISLSELEASVASPFTSTTPNISCVPNLIREGRAALITSFCVFKFMALYSIIQYITVTLLCSVLSNMGDFQFLFIDIAIILIIAFTMSLNPAWTELVAERPPTSLISWPLLFSVLGQTALSLLTQVSAFVLVQQQDWYTRWSPHTQTCGTNKTNSLVDPNITFTNDHRNVKNYENTTLFYVSCFQYLVVAIVFSKGKPFRQPAYTNWPFVLSCLCLYLFLFFMLLFPLPAIDSFMEFVCVPFEWRFTLVIIVMVHTALSVLLEVSCPVLSCLVLPCPVLPCPALSCFVLLCPALSCSVLPCPALPCLVLLCPALSCLVLLCPALSCSVLPCPALSCPALSCSALPCPALSCLVLLCPALSCSVLPCPALSSSPRPPVFCCSTILLPPKFWSVIFISLIIKKHKKFFCTSCSLINYLFHTSA; encoded by the exons ATGAAAGAGGAGACGAAGCTCATCAACAAAGGCCTGGAGGATGAGATG GAGGTGTGGGGCTATGTGCCATGTCGGTGGCGTACtctcctggtgtgtgttgggggtgtgtgttcaggaggacTGTTTCTACTGCTGCTTTACTGGATCCCACAGTGGAGAatcagagccacacacacaccctgctccatacaccacgcacacacactgctgctacgaactacg gacgAATTCCGCAGGTGGTTTCGAGTGCGTGTGAAGGTGATGTTCACACAGGCCCATAGCCCCTTTGACCCGGTTCagctccacaccaacacacactacgcacacacactgtccagtgACATGCGTGCATGTACCCCAAGTGCACCTGCAGTGCtctccaccacaaacacaccttgCCTGTCCACCCCGACAGAAGCCTGTCCACCTCAACCTGTGCAG GTGCGATTCTTCACTCACCACAGCAGAACCTACTTCTGGAGCAACACGCTACAGAACTTTGAAGTGCTCAG GGGTCTAGAGGACCTGAGTGAGACCTGCACATCCCTGCTCTCCACACACAGCTCAGGGCTAAGCAAAACATTGCAggactacag ACGGATGTTTTTTGGCATGAATGAGATTGCTGTAGAAGTGCCGTCACTACTCAGGCTGCTGGTCAAAGAG gtgctgaACCCCTTCTACGTGTTCCAGTTGTTCAGTGTGGTTCTGTGGATCGTTGAGTTGTACTTGTACTACGCTGCTGCTATCCTGATCATGTCCATCGTCTCCATCTCCATGTCCCTCTACACCATCAAAAAG CAATATGTTATGCTACACGATATGGTTGCAGCCCACAGCATCGTACGCGTCTCTGTCTGCAGGGGAGATAAAG agGTCCAGGAGGCGTTGTCCACGGAGCTGGTTCCTGGTGACGTCATCATCATCCCTGCCAGGGGGATGATTATGCCCTGTGATGCAGCTCTGCTCAACGGCACCTGCATCGTCAACGAGAACATGCTTACAG gTGAGAGCGTACCTGTGACTAAGACGAGTCTCCCGAGTGCTGGTTTGGAGGGCCTGTCGGTCTACACCACAGGAGGGCACAAACGTCACACCCTCTTCTGTGGGACCCAGGTCATCCAAACCCGCTTCTACTCTGGAGAGCCGGTCAAAGCCCTGGTCGTACGTACTG gtTTCAGTACAGAGAAGGGTCAGCTGGTGTGTTCCATCCTCTACCCCAAACCCAGTGACTTTAAGCTCTACAGAGACGCGTACCTGTTCCTCCTTTGTATGGTGGTCGTGGCTGCAGTCGGCTTCGTCTACACCATTGTGCTCAACGTCATGAACAAG GTCTCCACCAAAACCATCATCACAGAGTCGCTGGACATCATCACCATCTCCGTGCCACCTGCATTACCAGCGGCCATGACGGTGGGCGTGGTGTACGCCCAGCGCAGACTCCGCCGTGCAGGAATCTTCTGCGTCAGTCCCCAGAGGATCAATATCTGTGGGCAGATCAACCTGGTCTGCTTCGACAAG ACAGGCACCCTTACAGAGGACGGGTTAGACCTGTGGGCCATCCAGAGAGTTGAAGAGGGCAg GTTTTGTGTGCTGGATCAGCAGGTCTCTGCAGACAGCTTGACCCGGTCCGCCTTCGTGGCGTGTATGGCAACGTGCCACTCCCTCACCAGGATCGAGGGAGAGCTGTCAGGAGACCCACTGGACCTGAAGGTCTTCTGCTCCACTGGATGG ATTCTGGAGGAAGGAACTGAGGAGGAGACAGTCCTCCACAATCCCATAATGCCCACTGTGGTCCGGCCCCCTGTGCACCCCCGGGCAGACAGAACCTCTACCATGGCCTCAGAGCAGAGCGtg GAGCTTTATCAGCTTTTG GACTCGTACGAAATTGGAATCATCCGCCAGTTCCCATTTTCTTCGGCTCTCCAGAGAATGAGTGTGGTTACCAGGCGACTGGGAGAGAAATTCATGGTAGCCTACCTCAAGGGGGCGCCAGAGGTTGTAGCCAGCTTATGCAAACCTGATACAG TCCCAGAAAGCTTTGCTCATGTGCTGGAGGGTTTCACCAGCCGGGGTTTCAGGGTCATCGGGTTGGCCCAGCGCAGACTAGACACCAGACTCACCTGGCACAAGGTGCAGAGTCTCAACAG AGACCAGGTCGAGACAACCATGGACTTCCTGGGTTTGGTCATCCTGCAGAACAAGCTGAAGACCGAGACCACTGCAGTAGTGGAGGAACTGCACAGGGCTAACATCCGCACCGTCATggttacag GTGATAACATGCTGACGGCCATCTCTGTGGCGCGGGACTGTGGTCTGATTGGCTGCGGAGAGAGAGTCATCATCGCGGAGGCGGTGCCACCTACAGACGCCCAGCCTGCCCTCATCAGATGGCACTACAGCCACGAGCACACGGCTGTGGGCCGCCCAGAGCCTGCAGCCAGGCCCTGCCAG GTGGTTGATATGGAGGTACATGAGGCTCATCGTGAGCAGAAGAAGTTCCACTTTGCCCTGAGCGGCAGGTCCCTGGACACCATCACAGAGTTCTTCCCTGAGCTCCTGCACAGG TTGGCCCTCAACGGCACAGTCTTCGCCAGAATGGCCCCTGACCAGAAGACCCAGCTGGTGGAAGTTTTTCAGAACATGGA CtactttgtgtgcatgtgtggggatGGAGCCAATGACTGTGGG GCTCTCAAGAGAGCTCATGCAGGAATCTCTCTGTCGGAGCTGGAGGCGTCTGTGGCCtcccccttcacctccaccacccccaacatCTCCTGTGTTCCTAACCTCATCAG ggaGGGGCGTGCTGCCCTCATCACCTCGTTCTGTGTGTTTAAGTTCATGGCTCTGTACAGCATCATCCAGTACATCACTGTCACACTGCTCTGCTCG GTCCTCAGCAACATGGGGGATTTTCAGTTCCTCTTCATCGACATCGCCATCATTCTCATCATCGCCTTCACAA TGAGCCTGAACCCTGCGTGGACGGAGCTGGTAGCTGAACGCCCCCCCACCAGTCTGATCTCGTGGCCGCTGCTCTTCTCCGTGCTGGGCCAGACGGCGCTGTCTCTGCTCACGCAGGTCTCCGCCTTCGTGCTGGTGCAGCAGCAGGACTGGTACACGCGCTGGAGCCCGCACACACA AACCTGTGGGACGAACAAAACTAATTCCCTGGTTGATCCCAACATCACATTTACAAACGACCACAGGAACGTGAAGAACTACGAAAACACCACCTTGTTCTACGTCTCCTGCTTCCAGTACTTGGTGGTAGCCATCGTGTTCTCCAAAGGAAAGCCTTTCAGACAACCAGCCTACACCAACT GGCCCTTCGTTTTGTCCTGCTTGTGTTTgtatctcttcctcttcttcatgcTGCTCTTCCCTCTGCCAGCCATCGACAGCTTCATGGAG tttgtgtgtgtcccGTTTGAGTGGCGCTTCACTCTGGTCATCATTGTGATGGTTCACACGGCACTGTCTGTTCTTCTGGAGGTAAGCTGCCCTGTTCTGTCCTGCCTTGTCCTGCCCTGTCCTGTTCTGCCCTGTCCTGCTCTGTCCTGCTTTGTTCTGCTCTGTCCTGCCTTGTCCTGCTCTGTCCTGCCTTGTCCTGCTCTGCCCTGCCTTGTCCTGCTCTGCCCTGCCTTGTCCTGCCTTGTCCTGCTCTGTCCTGCCTTGTCCTGCTCTGTCCTGCCTTGTCctgccctgtcctgtcctgcctTGTCCTGCTCTGCCCTGCCTTGTCCTGCTCTGTCCTGCCTTGTCCTGCTCTGCCCTGCCTTGTCCTGCTCTGTCCTGCCTTGTCCTGCTCTGTCCTCTTCCCCTCGTCCTCCTGTCTTTTGCTGTTCTACCATTTTACTGCCCCCTAAATTCTGGTCAGTCATTTTCATCTCACTAAtcattaaaaaacacaaaaagttTTTTTGTACTTCCTGTTCTCTGATTAATTACCTTTTCCACACTTCTGCTTAA
- the LOC143475052 gene encoding polyamine-transporting ATPase 13A3-like isoform X2 — MKEETKLINKGLEDEMEVWGYVPCRWRTLLVCVGGVCSGGLFLLLLYWIPQWRIRATHTPCSIHHAHTLLLRTTDEFRRWFRVRVKVMFTQAHSPFDPVQLHTNTHYAHTLSSDMRACTPSAPAVLSTTNTPCLSTPTEACPPQPVQVRFFTHHSRTYFWSNTLQNFEVLRGLEDLSETCTSLLSTHSSGLSKTLQDYRRMFFGMNEIAVEVPSLLRLLVKEVLNPFYVFQLFSVVLWIVELYLYYAAAILIMSIVSISMSLYTIKKQYVMLHDMVAAHSIVRVSVCRGDKEVQEALSTELVPGDVIIIPARGMIMPCDAALLNGTCIVNENMLTGESVPVTKTSLPSAGLEGLSVYTTGGHKRHTLFCGTQVIQTRFYSGEPVKALVVRTGFSTEKGQLVCSILYPKPSDFKLYRDAYLFLLCMVVVAAVGFVYTIVLNVMNKVSTKTIITESLDIITISVPPALPAAMTVGVVYAQRRLRRAGIFCVSPQRINICGQINLVCFDKTGTLTEDGLDLWAIQRVEEGRFCVLDQQVSADSLTRSAFVACMATCHSLTRIEGELSGDPLDLKVFCSTGWILEEGTEEETVLHNPIMPTVVRPPVHPRADRTSTMASEQSVDSYEIGIIRQFPFSSALQRMSVVTRRLGEKFMVAYLKGAPEVVASLCKPDTVPESFAHVLEGFTSRGFRVIGLAQRRLDTRLTWHKVQSLNRDQVETTMDFLGLVILQNKLKTETTAVVEELHRANIRTVMVTGDNMLTAISVARDCGLIGCGERVIIAEAVPPTDAQPALIRWHYSHEHTAVGRPEPAARPCQVVDMEVHEAHREQKKFHFALSGRSLDTITEFFPELLHRLALNGTVFARMAPDQKTQLVEVFQNMDYFVCMCGDGANDCGALKRAHAGISLSELEASVASPFTSTTPNISCVPNLIREGRAALITSFCVFKFMALYSIIQYITVTLLCSVLSNMGDFQFLFIDIAIILIIAFTMSLNPAWTELVAERPPTSLISWPLLFSVLGQTALSLLTQVSAFVLVQQQDWYTRWSPHTQTCGTNKTNSLVDPNITFTNDHRNVKNYENTTLFYVSCFQYLVVAIVFSKGKPFRQPAYTNWPFVLSCLCLYLFLFFMLLFPLPAIDSFMEFVCVPFEWRFTLVIIVMVHTALSVLLEVSCPVLSCLVLPCPVLPCPALSCFVLLCPALSCSVLPCPALPCLVLLCPALSCLVLLCPALSCSVLPCPALSCPALSCSALPCPALSCLVLLCPALSCSVLPCPALSSSPRPPVFCCSTILLPPKFWSVIFISLIIKKHKKFFCTSCSLINYLFHTSA, encoded by the exons ATGAAAGAGGAGACGAAGCTCATCAACAAAGGCCTGGAGGATGAGATG GAGGTGTGGGGCTATGTGCCATGTCGGTGGCGTACtctcctggtgtgtgttgggggtgtgtgttcaggaggacTGTTTCTACTGCTGCTTTACTGGATCCCACAGTGGAGAatcagagccacacacacaccctgctccatacaccacgcacacacactgctgctacgaactacg gacgAATTCCGCAGGTGGTTTCGAGTGCGTGTGAAGGTGATGTTCACACAGGCCCATAGCCCCTTTGACCCGGTTCagctccacaccaacacacactacgcacacacactgtccagtgACATGCGTGCATGTACCCCAAGTGCACCTGCAGTGCtctccaccacaaacacaccttgCCTGTCCACCCCGACAGAAGCCTGTCCACCTCAACCTGTGCAG GTGCGATTCTTCACTCACCACAGCAGAACCTACTTCTGGAGCAACACGCTACAGAACTTTGAAGTGCTCAG GGGTCTAGAGGACCTGAGTGAGACCTGCACATCCCTGCTCTCCACACACAGCTCAGGGCTAAGCAAAACATTGCAggactacag ACGGATGTTTTTTGGCATGAATGAGATTGCTGTAGAAGTGCCGTCACTACTCAGGCTGCTGGTCAAAGAG gtgctgaACCCCTTCTACGTGTTCCAGTTGTTCAGTGTGGTTCTGTGGATCGTTGAGTTGTACTTGTACTACGCTGCTGCTATCCTGATCATGTCCATCGTCTCCATCTCCATGTCCCTCTACACCATCAAAAAG CAATATGTTATGCTACACGATATGGTTGCAGCCCACAGCATCGTACGCGTCTCTGTCTGCAGGGGAGATAAAG agGTCCAGGAGGCGTTGTCCACGGAGCTGGTTCCTGGTGACGTCATCATCATCCCTGCCAGGGGGATGATTATGCCCTGTGATGCAGCTCTGCTCAACGGCACCTGCATCGTCAACGAGAACATGCTTACAG gTGAGAGCGTACCTGTGACTAAGACGAGTCTCCCGAGTGCTGGTTTGGAGGGCCTGTCGGTCTACACCACAGGAGGGCACAAACGTCACACCCTCTTCTGTGGGACCCAGGTCATCCAAACCCGCTTCTACTCTGGAGAGCCGGTCAAAGCCCTGGTCGTACGTACTG gtTTCAGTACAGAGAAGGGTCAGCTGGTGTGTTCCATCCTCTACCCCAAACCCAGTGACTTTAAGCTCTACAGAGACGCGTACCTGTTCCTCCTTTGTATGGTGGTCGTGGCTGCAGTCGGCTTCGTCTACACCATTGTGCTCAACGTCATGAACAAG GTCTCCACCAAAACCATCATCACAGAGTCGCTGGACATCATCACCATCTCCGTGCCACCTGCATTACCAGCGGCCATGACGGTGGGCGTGGTGTACGCCCAGCGCAGACTCCGCCGTGCAGGAATCTTCTGCGTCAGTCCCCAGAGGATCAATATCTGTGGGCAGATCAACCTGGTCTGCTTCGACAAG ACAGGCACCCTTACAGAGGACGGGTTAGACCTGTGGGCCATCCAGAGAGTTGAAGAGGGCAg GTTTTGTGTGCTGGATCAGCAGGTCTCTGCAGACAGCTTGACCCGGTCCGCCTTCGTGGCGTGTATGGCAACGTGCCACTCCCTCACCAGGATCGAGGGAGAGCTGTCAGGAGACCCACTGGACCTGAAGGTCTTCTGCTCCACTGGATGG ATTCTGGAGGAAGGAACTGAGGAGGAGACAGTCCTCCACAATCCCATAATGCCCACTGTGGTCCGGCCCCCTGTGCACCCCCGGGCAGACAGAACCTCTACCATGGCCTCAGAGCAGAGCGtg GACTCGTACGAAATTGGAATCATCCGCCAGTTCCCATTTTCTTCGGCTCTCCAGAGAATGAGTGTGGTTACCAGGCGACTGGGAGAGAAATTCATGGTAGCCTACCTCAAGGGGGCGCCAGAGGTTGTAGCCAGCTTATGCAAACCTGATACAG TCCCAGAAAGCTTTGCTCATGTGCTGGAGGGTTTCACCAGCCGGGGTTTCAGGGTCATCGGGTTGGCCCAGCGCAGACTAGACACCAGACTCACCTGGCACAAGGTGCAGAGTCTCAACAG AGACCAGGTCGAGACAACCATGGACTTCCTGGGTTTGGTCATCCTGCAGAACAAGCTGAAGACCGAGACCACTGCAGTAGTGGAGGAACTGCACAGGGCTAACATCCGCACCGTCATggttacag GTGATAACATGCTGACGGCCATCTCTGTGGCGCGGGACTGTGGTCTGATTGGCTGCGGAGAGAGAGTCATCATCGCGGAGGCGGTGCCACCTACAGACGCCCAGCCTGCCCTCATCAGATGGCACTACAGCCACGAGCACACGGCTGTGGGCCGCCCAGAGCCTGCAGCCAGGCCCTGCCAG GTGGTTGATATGGAGGTACATGAGGCTCATCGTGAGCAGAAGAAGTTCCACTTTGCCCTGAGCGGCAGGTCCCTGGACACCATCACAGAGTTCTTCCCTGAGCTCCTGCACAGG TTGGCCCTCAACGGCACAGTCTTCGCCAGAATGGCCCCTGACCAGAAGACCCAGCTGGTGGAAGTTTTTCAGAACATGGA CtactttgtgtgcatgtgtggggatGGAGCCAATGACTGTGGG GCTCTCAAGAGAGCTCATGCAGGAATCTCTCTGTCGGAGCTGGAGGCGTCTGTGGCCtcccccttcacctccaccacccccaacatCTCCTGTGTTCCTAACCTCATCAG ggaGGGGCGTGCTGCCCTCATCACCTCGTTCTGTGTGTTTAAGTTCATGGCTCTGTACAGCATCATCCAGTACATCACTGTCACACTGCTCTGCTCG GTCCTCAGCAACATGGGGGATTTTCAGTTCCTCTTCATCGACATCGCCATCATTCTCATCATCGCCTTCACAA TGAGCCTGAACCCTGCGTGGACGGAGCTGGTAGCTGAACGCCCCCCCACCAGTCTGATCTCGTGGCCGCTGCTCTTCTCCGTGCTGGGCCAGACGGCGCTGTCTCTGCTCACGCAGGTCTCCGCCTTCGTGCTGGTGCAGCAGCAGGACTGGTACACGCGCTGGAGCCCGCACACACA AACCTGTGGGACGAACAAAACTAATTCCCTGGTTGATCCCAACATCACATTTACAAACGACCACAGGAACGTGAAGAACTACGAAAACACCACCTTGTTCTACGTCTCCTGCTTCCAGTACTTGGTGGTAGCCATCGTGTTCTCCAAAGGAAAGCCTTTCAGACAACCAGCCTACACCAACT GGCCCTTCGTTTTGTCCTGCTTGTGTTTgtatctcttcctcttcttcatgcTGCTCTTCCCTCTGCCAGCCATCGACAGCTTCATGGAG tttgtgtgtgtcccGTTTGAGTGGCGCTTCACTCTGGTCATCATTGTGATGGTTCACACGGCACTGTCTGTTCTTCTGGAGGTAAGCTGCCCTGTTCTGTCCTGCCTTGTCCTGCCCTGTCCTGTTCTGCCCTGTCCTGCTCTGTCCTGCTTTGTTCTGCTCTGTCCTGCCTTGTCCTGCTCTGTCCTGCCTTGTCCTGCTCTGCCCTGCCTTGTCCTGCTCTGCCCTGCCTTGTCCTGCCTTGTCCTGCTCTGTCCTGCCTTGTCCTGCTCTGTCCTGCCTTGTCctgccctgtcctgtcctgcctTGTCCTGCTCTGCCCTGCCTTGTCCTGCTCTGTCCTGCCTTGTCCTGCTCTGCCCTGCCTTGTCCTGCTCTGTCCTGCCTTGTCCTGCTCTGTCCTCTTCCCCTCGTCCTCCTGTCTTTTGCTGTTCTACCATTTTACTGCCCCCTAAATTCTGGTCAGTCATTTTCATCTCACTAAtcattaaaaaacacaaaaagttTTTTTGTACTTCCTGTTCTCTGATTAATTACCTTTTCCACACTTCTGCTTAA